The Methanocalculus natronophilus nucleotide sequence AGGATTTCTCACACAGTTAGTCCTTAAAAAAAGGTATGGACAAAAGACATTTAATCAATCGATTAAACCTGTTTTTCCATTATTTTCAACATTATTTGTAGTCATACTCATTACCATTGTGATGGCTTTAAGAAGTGAAATGTTATTTAACAATCCTTCGATGATTCCTTTAATATTAATGCCTTTAATCTTAGGGTATGGAATTATGATTATAGGGATTCATTTCATAGGGGTAAAACTCTTTAGTTTTGAAGATCGAATTGCATTGATGAATGGAACGATTATTAGAGCGTTATCGCCTGCTTTAGCGATCGCTTTAACTGCGTTTGATGGGGTAGGGCCTGAAGTTGCTTTAGTGATTGGGCTAGCTTACATTATTCAAGTTCAACTAGCGGCTTTTTACGTAAAACGTAGTATCAAAGCGTATCAACAAGCATAGAAAAAAACCATATCAAGCGATATGGTTTTTGTTTTATCCGAGTAGTTTTGCGATTTTTACACGCATTTTATC carries:
- a CDS encoding arsenic resistance protein produces the protein NAVTILSFLMVYPMMVTLDFNSLFQKGNVRLQLTTQLINFIVLPLMAYGFGLIFFRDAIYLRLAILLIALLPTSGMTVSWTVMSKGNVKEAIRMIVIGLILGGLLAPFYINFFLGESINLPFSQIFNQIMVIVFIPMALGFLTQLVLKKRYGQKTFNQSIKPVFPLFSTLFVVILITIVMALRSEMLFNNPSMIPLILMPLILGYGIMIIGIHFIGVKLFSFEDRIALMNGTIIRALSPALAIALTAFDGVGPEVALVIGLAYIIQVQLAAFYVKRSIKAYQQA